In one window of Bizionia sp. M204 DNA:
- a CDS encoding CPBP family intramembrane glutamic endopeptidase, with amino-acid sequence MYIAQAFKGLHEWWRYIIGILIIFLAVVIGQMPFTLAVLFKTVSDGGNAFGMTEAQMMTVLEPNLNLFLMLLSFAAGLVGVFIVAKYLHKQSIVSLTTARDKIDWKRFWFAFILWGFVSTSFIFLDYFLSPEDYVLNFKLVPFIILCVIAIALIPLQTSFEEYLFRGYLMQGMGVITKNKWVPLLTTSVVFGLLHIANPEVKQLGYIVMVYYIGTGLFLGIATLMDEGLELALGFHAANNLFTALLVTADWTALQTHSVFKDTSLPGAAGFMDVFMPVFVIFPVVLFVFSKKYNWNNWKEKLFGTVEAPIIESENITNN; translated from the coding sequence ATGTACATAGCACAAGCATTTAAAGGTCTGCACGAATGGTGGCGATATATTATTGGAATCCTCATTATTTTTCTAGCGGTCGTGATAGGACAAATGCCATTTACCTTGGCTGTTTTATTTAAAACCGTTTCCGATGGTGGTAATGCTTTTGGCATGACGGAAGCGCAAATGATGACAGTATTGGAACCAAATTTAAATCTGTTCCTCATGTTGCTATCTTTTGCAGCTGGTTTGGTAGGGGTTTTTATTGTGGCTAAATATCTTCATAAACAATCCATCGTATCTTTAACAACTGCGCGTGATAAAATTGACTGGAAGCGTTTTTGGTTCGCTTTTATTTTATGGGGATTTGTATCTACTAGTTTTATTTTTTTAGATTATTTTTTGTCGCCGGAAGATTATGTTTTAAACTTTAAACTCGTCCCATTTATCATTCTATGCGTTATTGCAATTGCACTAATTCCACTTCAAACGAGTTTTGAAGAGTACTTATTTCGTGGGTATTTAATGCAAGGTATGGGTGTTATTACTAAAAATAAATGGGTGCCGTTGTTAACCACATCCGTGGTATTTGGACTTTTACATATCGCTAACCCGGAAGTTAAACAATTAGGCTACATCGTCATGGTTTATTATATAGGCACAGGTTTGTTTTTAGGTATTGCAACATTAATGGACGAAGGGCTAGAATTAGCTTTAGGGTTTCATGCCGCCAATAATTTGTTTACAGCTTTATTGGTAACTGCAGATTGGACAGCACTTCAAACACACTCCGTATTTAAAGACACATCATTACCTGGAGCAGCTGGTTTTATGGACGTGTTTATGCCTGTTTTTGTAATTTTTCCAGTTGTACTTTTTGTGTTTTCAAAAAAATATAATTGGAACAATTGGAAAGAAAAATTGTTTGGTACTGTTGAAGCTCCAATAATAGAATCTGAAAATATAACAAACAACTAA
- a CDS encoding VWA domain-containing protein encodes MKNLLLIVCVAFISLQIHGQKKTISGTITDENGLPLPGVNIIVKGTSNGTQTNFDGLYTIQAIEGATISYSFIGYITAERKIKKNTNTISFAMQVDSESLEEVVVTALGIKRKATRRTMSYQRVRTEQLSQSSNPNIVQSLSGKVSGLQINTNNNGVNQSTRIVLRGNRSLSGINQALIVIDGNVVSAETLSKIKPKDIASTNVIKGAGGSALYGSQGSNGVIIVTTKGSNYKLPKEVKHHIIQPNTYDNNDIYEEIVENTFENVKTKPLSTFSIDVDKASYSNIRRMINNGQEIPANSVKIEEMVNYFDYDYPQPTGKHPFSINTEQIQTPWNTDTQLVRVGLQGKTYENDQLPASNLTFLIDVSGSMGNANKLPLLKSAYKLLVNQLRPQDYVSIVVYAGAACVVLEPTSGIEKEKIIAALDKLQSGGSTAGGQGIELAYSLAEKNFKKNGNNRVILATDGDFNVGASSDKDMEKLIEDKRKTGVFLSVLGFGYGNYKDSKLETLADKGNGNHAYIDTMQEAQKVFGKEFGGTLFTIAKDVKIQVEFNPAVVQAYRLIGYENRLLADEDFIDDTKDAGELGSGHTVTALYEVIPVGVKSHYLKDISDLKYTKNENASSFSDELFTVKFRYKKPDGDKSIEMVHVHENKVENASVDMKFASAVALYGMQLRHSEYDNNSKLNDVLDLAKQGRGQDGNGYRSEFVRLVNAYNSL; translated from the coding sequence ATGAAAAATCTATTACTAATTGTATGTGTGGCCTTTATAAGTTTGCAAATACACGGGCAAAAGAAAACAATCTCGGGAACTATTACAGATGAAAACGGACTGCCATTACCTGGTGTGAATATTATAGTTAAAGGAACTTCAAATGGTACTCAAACCAATTTTGACGGATTATATACCATTCAAGCCATTGAAGGCGCTACTATATCCTATTCATTTATCGGTTATATAACTGCAGAACGAAAAATCAAGAAAAACACAAACACTATTTCCTTCGCCATGCAAGTGGATTCTGAATCATTGGAAGAAGTTGTTGTGACTGCTTTAGGTATCAAACGAAAAGCTACAAGAAGAACGATGTCTTACCAGCGTGTTCGTACGGAACAACTATCACAAAGTTCCAACCCAAATATAGTTCAGTCTTTGTCAGGAAAAGTATCAGGATTACAAATAAACACTAATAATAATGGTGTTAACCAAAGCACTCGAATTGTTTTACGAGGCAATCGCTCGCTTTCTGGAATCAATCAAGCGCTTATTGTAATTGATGGCAATGTAGTTTCGGCGGAAACTTTATCAAAAATAAAACCTAAAGATATTGCGAGTACAAATGTTATAAAAGGTGCAGGTGGTAGCGCTTTGTATGGTTCCCAAGGTTCAAATGGTGTTATTATTGTAACAACAAAAGGGAGTAATTATAAACTGCCTAAAGAAGTCAAACATCATATAATTCAACCGAATACGTATGATAATAATGATATTTACGAAGAAATTGTAGAAAATACTTTCGAAAATGTGAAAACAAAACCGTTGTCAACGTTTTCAATAGATGTTGACAAAGCATCTTACAGTAACATCAGACGGATGATTAATAATGGACAAGAAATTCCAGCGAATTCAGTTAAAATTGAAGAAATGGTAAATTATTTTGACTATGATTATCCGCAACCAACAGGTAAACATCCATTTTCCATAAACACCGAACAAATTCAAACGCCTTGGAATACAGATACGCAATTAGTACGTGTTGGTTTACAAGGAAAAACGTATGAAAATGACCAATTACCAGCATCCAATTTAACTTTTTTAATTGATGTATCAGGTTCTATGGGAAATGCGAATAAATTGCCTTTATTGAAATCAGCTTATAAATTATTGGTGAACCAATTACGTCCTCAAGACTATGTTTCTATAGTTGTTTACGCTGGAGCAGCTTGTGTGGTTTTAGAACCAACATCTGGCATTGAGAAAGAGAAAATTATAGCAGCTTTAGATAAGTTGCAATCTGGAGGCTCTACAGCTGGTGGACAAGGTATTGAGTTGGCTTATAGTTTGGCGGAAAAGAACTTTAAGAAAAACGGTAATAATCGCGTAATTCTAGCAACAGATGGTGATTTTAATGTGGGCGCTTCTTCCGATAAAGATATGGAAAAACTAATTGAAGACAAGCGCAAAACAGGTGTGTTCCTATCCGTTTTAGGGTTTGGATATGGGAATTACAAAGATTCAAAATTAGAAACATTAGCAGATAAAGGCAACGGAAACCATGCCTATATTGATACGATGCAGGAAGCACAAAAAGTTTTTGGAAAGGAATTTGGCGGAACCTTATTTACGATTGCTAAGGATGTAAAAATTCAAGTAGAATTCAATCCTGCGGTTGTTCAAGCCTACCGATTAATAGGTTATGAAAACCGGTTGTTAGCTGATGAAGATTTTATTGATGATACCAAAGATGCTGGTGAATTAGGCAGTGGACATACCGTAACGGCTTTATATGAAGTTATTCCAGTTGGTGTGAAAAGCCATTATTTAAAAGATATTTCTGATTTAAAATATACCAAAAATGAAAATGCGTCTAGTTTCTCTGATGAACTATTCACCGTGAAATTCCGATACAAAAAACCAGATGGTGATAAAAGTATCGAGATGGTTCATGTGCATGAAAATAAAGTTGAAAACGCATCAGTTGATATGAAATTTGCTTCAGCTGTTGCGTTATACGGTATGCAATTGCGTCATTCAGAATATGATAATAATTCCAAGTTGAATGATGTATTGGATTTAGCAAAACAGGGTAGAGGCCAGGATGGGAATGGTTACCGTTCCGAGTTTGTTCGATTGGTAAATGCATATAATAGTCTGTGA
- a CDS encoding sterol desaturase family protein: protein MPEFPNIIVFAIPFFVLAMLLEMYVTTKQQIRTYETKDALSSIAMGLGNVFLNFLSKAIVLLVFFWIYDNFRLFTIPVAWWSFVLIFFADDFSYYWFHRISHESRLFWASHVVHHSSQKYNLSTALRQTWSGGFYSFVFWLWMPLLGFHPAMILLQMSISLLYQFWIHTEAIDKMPKWFEAVFNTPSHHRVHHGSNPLYLDRNHAGILIIWDKLFGTFQPELKEERVIYGLVVNINTYNPVKIAFIEWRNMLKDVFFGRKSLKNRFLYLVKPPGWTHDGTGKLSDDLRREWLESSLQSQSQLKED, encoded by the coding sequence ATGCCTGAATTTCCAAACATTATTGTATTTGCCATTCCGTTTTTTGTTTTAGCAATGTTGCTTGAAATGTATGTTACTACCAAACAACAGATTAGGACCTATGAAACAAAAGATGCCTTATCGTCTATTGCTATGGGATTGGGTAATGTTTTCTTGAATTTTTTAAGCAAAGCTATTGTGCTTTTGGTCTTCTTTTGGATATATGACAACTTCCGATTGTTTACTATTCCTGTAGCTTGGTGGAGTTTTGTATTAATTTTCTTTGCGGATGATTTCTCTTATTATTGGTTTCATCGTATTTCTCATGAAAGTCGTTTGTTTTGGGCATCACATGTGGTGCATCACTCATCGCAAAAATATAATTTAAGTACTGCTTTACGCCAAACATGGTCTGGCGGATTTTATTCGTTCGTTTTTTGGCTTTGGATGCCTTTATTGGGTTTTCATCCTGCCATGATTTTATTACAAATGTCTATTAGTTTGTTATATCAATTTTGGATTCATACCGAAGCTATTGATAAAATGCCTAAGTGGTTTGAAGCCGTATTTAATACACCATCTCATCATCGGGTTCATCATGGCAGTAATCCGTTGTATTTAGATAGAAATCATGCAGGTATTCTAATTATTTGGGATAAGTTATTTGGTACGTTCCAACCTGAATTAAAAGAGGAAAGAGTTATTTATGGTTTGGTTGTTAATATTAACACGTATAATCCCGTAAAAATTGCTTTTATAGAATGGCGAAATATGCTAAAAGATGTTTTTTTTGGTAGAAAATCTTTAAAAAATCGGTTTCTCTATTTAGTGAAACCACCTGGTTGGACGCATGATGGAACCGGAAAATTGAGTGATGATTTACGTCGGGAGTGGCTGGAGAGTAGTTTGCAGTCGCAGTCGCAGCTTAAAGAAGATTAG
- a CDS encoding AMP-binding protein yields the protein MTPTFDKVHNHFQLNGIHYNREGLKEVAYSFIKEGDDFEIAIGEFLADWLDSNETLTVQTSGSTGTPKTIGVSKQAMVHSALTTGNFFELQPKDRALLCLPAGTIAGKMMLIRALMLGLHLDSIPPKKMLEINPRKTYQFAAMIPMQLQKNLSKVTKIKTIIVGGAPVSKDLKKIIQTIKPTVYETYGMTETVSHIAVKQLNNFSEETPKPYFQVLPGVIISQDNRECLVIDAKNISEAIIVTNDVVKIQDKSTFEWLGRIDHVINSGGVKVYPEVIENTLTAHLDERFFIASQPDNELGERVILVIEGEEKTIKQDVFTGLNKHEIPKDIFFVKHFQETHSGKIQRKKTLASIK from the coding sequence ATGACACCAACATTTGATAAAGTTCACAATCATTTTCAACTAAATGGTATTCATTATAATCGTGAAGGTTTAAAGGAAGTCGCTTATAGTTTCATCAAGGAAGGTGACGATTTTGAAATAGCTATTGGCGAATTTTTAGCAGATTGGTTGGATTCAAATGAAACACTTACGGTACAAACATCAGGTTCTACTGGAACACCTAAAACTATTGGTGTTAGTAAACAAGCTATGGTGCATTCAGCACTTACCACAGGTAATTTTTTCGAATTGCAACCAAAAGATCGCGCACTTTTATGTTTGCCTGCCGGAACGATAGCCGGAAAAATGATGTTAATTCGTGCTTTGATGTTGGGTTTACATTTAGATAGTATTCCACCAAAAAAGATGCTAGAAATTAATCCGCGTAAAACATACCAATTTGCTGCTATGATTCCCATGCAATTGCAAAAGAATCTGTCTAAAGTTACCAAAATTAAAACCATCATTGTTGGTGGAGCTCCGGTTTCAAAAGATTTAAAAAAGATTATTCAGACTATAAAACCAACAGTTTATGAAACCTATGGTATGACTGAAACCGTTAGCCATATTGCCGTAAAGCAACTTAATAATTTTTCTGAAGAAACACCGAAACCGTATTTTCAAGTATTACCCGGCGTTATAATTTCACAAGATAATCGTGAATGTTTGGTTATTGATGCTAAAAACATTTCCGAAGCCATAATTGTTACGAATGATGTGGTTAAAATTCAAGATAAATCCACATTTGAATGGTTAGGACGTATAGATCATGTTATTAATTCTGGAGGTGTCAAAGTCTATCCCGAAGTAATTGAAAATACGCTGACAGCTCATTTAGATGAACGATTTTTTATTGCTTCACAACCTGATAACGAGTTAGGCGAACGTGTTATTTTAGTTATTGAGGGTGAAGAGAAAACCATAAAACAAGACGTCTTTACAGGATTAAATAAACATGAAATTCCTAAAGATATTTTCTTTGTAAAACATTTTCAAGAAACCCATTCTGGAAAAATACAGCGAAAAAAGACACTTGCCTCAATCAAATAA
- a CDS encoding SDR family oxidoreductase — protein sequence MNFNSKVIWITGASSGIGKALVASLAKQKCQLIISSRRLTDLEIVKNAQPNPENIACVPFDLADYNNMLPIVESAIGSFGTIDILINNGGISQRSLIIETDIAVDKKLMEVDYLGTVALTKALLPYFVHQKSGQFVTVTSLMGKFASPYRSGYCGAKHALHGFFDALRLEHEKDGISVTLICPGFVNTDIARHALIGNGEQQNTQDTATEKGLPADVFTERMLKAVYKNKFEVYIGKKEVLGVFLKRFFPKFLHWYTLRSAVR from the coding sequence ATGAATTTCAACAGCAAAGTTATATGGATTACGGGAGCTTCCAGCGGAATTGGTAAAGCTTTGGTTGCTAGTTTGGCAAAGCAGAAATGCCAACTTATTATTTCATCCCGACGTTTAACAGATTTGGAAATCGTAAAAAATGCGCAACCCAATCCCGAAAATATTGCCTGTGTGCCTTTTGATTTAGCCGATTATAATAATATGTTACCAATTGTTGAAAGTGCCATCGGCAGTTTTGGCACGATTGATATTTTAATAAATAATGGTGGCATTAGTCAACGGTCGCTCATTATTGAAACCGATATTGCTGTTGATAAAAAACTGATGGAAGTAGATTATTTAGGAACTGTAGCCCTTACAAAAGCATTGCTACCCTATTTTGTGCATCAGAAATCTGGACAGTTTGTAACCGTAACGAGTTTAATGGGGAAGTTCGCATCGCCTTACCGGTCAGGATATTGTGGAGCCAAACATGCGCTTCATGGCTTTTTTGATGCCTTACGATTAGAACATGAAAAAGACGGAATATCTGTCACTTTAATTTGTCCAGGTTTTGTAAATACTGATATTGCACGCCATGCCTTAATTGGCAATGGTGAGCAACAAAACACCCAAGATACAGCTACAGAAAAAGGGCTTCCAGCAGACGTTTTTACTGAACGCATGCTGAAAGCCGTTTATAAAAATAAATTTGAAGTTTATATTGGTAAAAAAGAAGTGTTAGGCGTTTTTTTAAAACGTTTCTTTCCAAAATTTCTGCATTGGTATACCTTAAGAAGTGCTGTACGTTAA
- a CDS encoding acyl-CoA carboxylase subunit beta, with product MDINFNKNEDHNKLLVSELKKRLTYVKLGGGKKSIEKQHAKGKLTARERIDYLLDAKKPAIEIAAFAGDDMYEEHGGCPSAGVVVKMGYVKGKQCLVVANDATVKAGAWFPITAKKNLRAQEIAIENRLPIIYLVDSAGVYLPLQDEIFPDKEHFGRIFRNNAIMSSMGITQIAAVMGSCVAGGAYLPIMSDEALIVDKTGSIFLAGSYLVKAAIGETIDNETLGGATTHCEISGVTDYKAKDDKDALDKIKNIVDKIGDYDKAGFNRADAKKPKENQEDIYGIIPKSRADQYDMYEIIKRLVDNSEFEEYKAGYGQTIITCYARIDGWAVGIVANQRKLVKTAKGEMQFGGVIYNDSADKSTRFIANCNQKKIPLIFLQDVTGFMVGSKSEHGGIIKDGAKMVNAVSNSVVPKFTIILGNSYGAGNYAMCGKAYDPRLIVAWPSAELAVMSGNSAAKVLLQIEKASLKKKGEEITQDKEDELFKKIKDRYDKQVSPYYAASRIWTDAIIDPLDTRKWISMGIEAANHAPIEKPFNMGVLQV from the coding sequence ATGGATATCAACTTCAATAAAAACGAAGATCATAATAAATTGCTTGTTTCCGAACTAAAAAAACGTCTCACCTATGTAAAACTTGGTGGTGGAAAAAAAAGCATAGAAAAGCAACATGCTAAAGGCAAATTAACAGCAAGAGAGCGCATTGATTATTTATTAGACGCTAAAAAACCAGCCATTGAAATTGCTGCTTTCGCGGGAGACGATATGTATGAAGAGCACGGAGGATGTCCATCCGCTGGGGTGGTTGTAAAAATGGGTTATGTAAAAGGTAAACAATGTTTGGTTGTTGCTAATGATGCCACGGTTAAAGCTGGAGCTTGGTTTCCAATAACGGCTAAAAAGAATTTACGCGCTCAAGAAATTGCTATAGAAAACAGATTACCTATTATATATTTAGTGGATTCAGCTGGTGTTTACCTGCCATTACAAGATGAAATATTCCCTGACAAGGAACACTTTGGTCGTATTTTTAGAAACAACGCTATAATGAGTAGCATGGGAATTACACAAATTGCTGCGGTTATGGGAAGTTGTGTTGCTGGTGGTGCCTATTTACCGATTATGAGCGATGAAGCCTTGATAGTAGATAAAACCGGAAGCATCTTTTTAGCTGGTAGTTATTTAGTGAAAGCCGCAATAGGAGAAACTATAGATAACGAAACACTTGGTGGCGCAACAACACACTGCGAAATTTCTGGTGTAACGGATTATAAAGCAAAAGATGACAAAGATGCTTTAGATAAAATTAAAAACATTGTTGATAAAATTGGCGATTATGATAAAGCAGGATTTAATCGTGCTGATGCTAAAAAACCGAAAGAAAACCAAGAAGATATTTACGGAATTATTCCAAAATCGCGTGCTGATCAATATGATATGTACGAAATTATCAAGCGTTTGGTTGATAATAGTGAATTTGAAGAATACAAAGCCGGATACGGCCAAACCATTATTACCTGTTACGCACGTATTGACGGCTGGGCTGTTGGTATTGTTGCCAACCAACGTAAACTGGTGAAAACTGCCAAGGGCGAAATGCAGTTTGGTGGTGTAATTTATAATGATTCGGCTGATAAGTCTACCCGTTTTATTGCTAATTGTAATCAGAAGAAAATTCCTTTAATATTTTTACAGGATGTTACTGGTTTTATGGTTGGTAGTAAGAGTGAACATGGTGGGATTATAAAAGATGGTGCAAAAATGGTAAATGCTGTTAGTAATAGTGTGGTTCCCAAATTCACCATTATTTTAGGAAACAGTTATGGTGCTGGTAATTATGCCATGTGTGGAAAAGCGTATGACCCACGTTTAATTGTGGCTTGGCCAAGTGCTGAACTTGCCGTAATGAGTGGAAATAGTGCTGCTAAAGTCTTATTACAAATAGAAAAAGCATCGCTTAAAAAGAAAGGTGAAGAAATAACGCAAGATAAAGAAGATGAACTCTTCAAAAAAATTAAAGACCGTTACGACAAACAAGTATCTCCTTATTATGCAGCGTCGCGCATTTGGACAGACGCCATTATAGATCCTTTAGATACCCGAAAATGGATTAGTATGGGAATAGAAGCGGCAAACCATGCGCCTATTGAAAAGCCATTTAACATGGGGGTATTACAAGTATAA
- a CDS encoding DoxX family protein, whose product MKKDKIIYYVATGLLSILLLYSAGMYFFMYDDVATLFTNFGYPTYLIYPYAVIKLLGLIALWTPSLTTIKEWAYAGYFYAFILAFFAHYMIGDGEQLAAVLAIILLVVSYIFNKRLQN is encoded by the coding sequence ATGAAAAAGGATAAAATTATTTATTACGTTGCTACTGGACTACTGTCTATTTTATTATTGTATTCTGCAGGCATGTATTTTTTTATGTATGATGATGTAGCTACTTTGTTTACCAATTTTGGATATCCAACCTATTTAATTTATCCGTATGCGGTAATTAAGTTGCTGGGATTAATTGCATTATGGACACCAAGTTTAACAACCATAAAAGAATGGGCGTATGCAGGTTACTTTTATGCATTTATTTTGGCGTTTTTTGCGCATTACATGATAGGTGACGGCGAACAATTAGCGGCCGTACTAGCAATTATTCTATTGGTGGTGTCGTATATATTTAACAAAAGACTACAAAATTAA
- a CDS encoding o-succinylbenzoate synthase yields MKASYHKYILNFKQPSGTSRGVLKTKETWFIILEHEGKQGIGECGILRGLSADDVPNYEEQLQWTCKNIHLGLAVLYTKLKTFPSIQFGLEMAFKSLDAKTPFDLFPSQFTQNNKSIPINGLIWMGTDAFMKQQIQDKIEAGFTCIKMKIGAIDFETEIGLLKSIRNEFSANDIELRVDANGAFSETDVLEKLKRLSDLNLHSIEQPIKAGQIEAMAKLCLETPLPIALDEELIGVFENSDKALLLNHIKPQYIILKPSFVGGWKGSQEWIQQAESNQIGWWITSALESNVGLNAIAQWTYTLNANMPQGLGTGSLFTNNFESPLTINTGSLFYDNNKLWHFNISATTSN; encoded by the coding sequence ATGAAAGCATCTTATCATAAATATATTCTTAATTTTAAGCAGCCAAGTGGTACGTCTCGAGGGGTTTTAAAAACGAAGGAAACTTGGTTTATTATTCTAGAACATGAAGGAAAACAAGGGATTGGTGAATGTGGTATTTTACGCGGTTTAAGCGCGGATGATGTTCCTAATTATGAAGAACAATTACAATGGACGTGCAAAAACATCCATTTAGGTCTCGCCGTTTTATATACTAAATTAAAAACTTTCCCAAGTATTCAATTTGGTTTGGAAATGGCTTTTAAATCTTTGGATGCTAAAACACCTTTCGATTTATTTCCTTCACAATTTACTCAAAACAATAAATCTATTCCTATTAATGGTTTGATTTGGATGGGAACAGATGCTTTTATGAAGCAGCAAATTCAAGATAAAATTGAAGCAGGTTTTACCTGTATTAAAATGAAAATTGGTGCAATTGATTTTGAAACGGAGATTGGTTTGCTGAAGTCTATTCGGAATGAATTTTCAGCTAATGATATTGAATTACGCGTGGATGCCAATGGCGCTTTTTCTGAAACCGATGTGTTAGAAAAACTAAAACGTCTATCCGATTTAAATTTACACTCTATTGAGCAACCAATAAAAGCTGGCCAAATAGAAGCTATGGCAAAATTATGTTTGGAAACTCCGCTTCCAATTGCTTTAGATGAAGAATTAATTGGCGTTTTCGAAAATTCAGACAAGGCATTGCTTTTAAATCACATTAAACCGCAATACATTATTTTAAAACCGAGTTTTGTAGGAGGCTGGAAAGGGAGTCAAGAGTGGATTCAACAGGCCGAAAGCAATCAAATTGGTTGGTGGATAACAAGTGCTTTGGAAAGTAATGTAGGTTTGAATGCTATTGCCCAATGGACATATACTTTAAACGCAAATATGCCTCAAGGTTTAGGAACAGGAAGTTTATTTACTAATAATTTTGAGAGTCCTTTAACTATAAACACAGGTTCTTTATTTTATGATAATAACAAGTTATGGCACTTCAATATAAGCGCTACAACTAGCAATTAA
- a CDS encoding NADPH-dependent FMN reductase: MKKIIAFAGSNSKKSINKQLVEYTAGLIEDANFEVTVLDLNDFEMPLFGVDLEARDGHPDSAKNLFNHIQNSDGLLISLAEHNGAYSTVFKNAFDWMSRINPKTFANKPMFLMAASPGGRGGASVLAIAKDRFPRHEAHIIAEFSLPMFGTNFQGGKLIEEALNLELKNKVELFKNEINHGS, from the coding sequence ATGAAAAAAATTATTGCATTTGCCGGAAGTAACAGTAAGAAATCCATTAACAAACAGTTAGTGGAATACACAGCGGGTTTAATAGAAGACGCCAATTTTGAAGTAACTGTTTTAGATTTAAACGATTTTGAAATGCCGCTTTTTGGTGTTGATTTGGAAGCTCGAGATGGTCATCCGGATTCAGCTAAAAATTTATTCAATCACATCCAAAATTCCGATGGTTTATTAATATCATTAGCAGAACATAATGGGGCTTACAGTACGGTATTTAAAAATGCTTTCGATTGGATGTCACGAATTAATCCAAAAACATTTGCTAATAAGCCTATGTTTTTAATGGCAGCATCACCAGGCGGTAGAGGAGGTGCATCTGTTTTAGCCATTGCTAAAGATCGTTTTCCAAGACATGAAGCGCACATTATAGCAGAATTTTCTTTACCCATGTTTGGAACCAATTTTCAAGGCGGAAAACTAATTGAAGAAGCCCTAAACTTGGAATTAAAAAATAAAGTTGAATTATTTAAAAACGAGATTAATCATGGAAGTTAA
- a CDS encoding nitrate/nitrite transporter has translation MFKKQSASSAFTIILLILAGEAVFVLPFVLARIFRPTFLEVFAINNTQLGSCFSVYGIVAFVSYLFGGPLADKFKPNKLMAVALFLTALGGFYLASYPSLFLLHVLYGFWGFTTIFLFWAAMIKATRIWGGTNNQGIAFGFLDGGRGLTAALFGTLGVLLFSFFVTSNINDTSLSERQSAFRMVIIAISLIVSVIGVLVYFFLKNDTYSEQNSKISQKLTLKNFKVIMKYPSVWLLMIIILCAYFGYKMTDVFSLYAKNVMKYDDIDSAQVGTYLLYMRPIIGVTIGLLADKTRASFWIVIGFLLMLCTSLIFSTTFINSNETILFVLSIIIMAIGVYSARVLYFATLEEAKIPLALTGTAVGFISIIGYTPDIFAGPIIGYLLDASPGVLGHRHVFMTMAIFSFIGLLAAFAFYKISTKKNA, from the coding sequence ATGTTTAAAAAACAATCAGCTTCATCAGCCTTTACTATCATCTTACTAATATTAGCTGGTGAAGCTGTTTTTGTTTTACCCTTTGTTTTAGCACGCATATTTAGACCTACTTTTTTAGAAGTCTTCGCAATCAACAATACGCAATTGGGGAGTTGTTTTTCGGTTTACGGCATTGTGGCATTTGTTTCTTATCTTTTTGGTGGTCCATTAGCCGATAAGTTTAAACCGAATAAACTTATGGCTGTGGCCTTATTTCTCACAGCTCTTGGCGGATTTTATCTTGCTTCTTATCCGTCTCTATTTTTACTCCATGTCCTTTACGGTTTCTGGGGATTTACTACCATATTTTTATTCTGGGCTGCCATGATTAAAGCAACTCGAATTTGGGGAGGCACCAATAATCAAGGTATTGCATTTGGTTTTTTGGATGGTGGTCGTGGTTTAACAGCTGCCCTATTTGGTACTTTAGGAGTATTGTTGTTTTCATTCTTTGTAACATCCAATATTAATGACACAAGCTTAAGTGAAAGACAAAGTGCTTTTAGAATGGTAATAATTGCTATATCTTTAATAGTTTCAGTAATTGGAGTTTTAGTTTATTTCTTTCTTAAAAATGATACTTATTCAGAACAAAACAGCAAAATTTCCCAAAAACTAACACTTAAAAACTTTAAAGTAATTATGAAATATCCAAGTGTTTGGTTGCTCATGATAATTATTTTATGTGCTTATTTTGGATATAAAATGACAGACGTTTTTAGCCTATATGCAAAAAACGTGATGAAATACGACGATATCGATTCGGCTCAAGTTGGAACGTACCTTTTATACATGCGACCAATTATAGGTGTTACCATTGGTTTATTAGCAGATAAAACACGAGCCTCTTTTTGGATTGTTATTGGATTTCTATTGATGCTTTGTACAAGTTTAATTTTTTCGACGACCTTCATAAATAGTAATGAAACAATCCTATTTGTTTTATCTATTATTATCATGGCCATTGGTGTATATTCCGCACGCGTATTATATTTTGCTACGTTGGAAGAAGCTAAAATACCATTGGCGCTCACTGGTACTGCTGTTGGTTTTATATCTATAATTGGCTACACACCTGATATCTTTGCTGGTCCTATAATTGGATATTTATTGGATGCATCACCTGGCGTTTTAGGACATAGACATGTTTTTATGACCATGGCTATTTTTTCTTTTATTGGTTTATTAGCAGCTTTTGCATTCTATAAAATTTCAACAAAAAAGAACGCTTAA